CGGCATCAACGAGGAGGACTACGAGTCCTACCGGATCCACGTGGAGGGGTTCATCGTCAAGGAGGCCTGGGAGGTGCCGTCCAACTGGCGGGCACGGAAGGGCCTGGGCGAGTTCCTGGCCGAGGAGGGGGTGGTGGGCATCCAGGGGGTGGACACTCGGGCCGTGACCAAGCGGCTCCGGGAACGGGGCTCCATGATGGGCGCGATCTCCACCGAGGTTTTGGACGCCGGCGAGCTCGTGGAGCGGGCCCGCTCGGCCCCGCCCATCGAGGGCCGAGACCTGGTGCGCGAGGTGACCTGCTCCGAGCCCTACCGCTGGGACCAGGGGGACTGGACCGTGGAGGAAGGGTACCGCAAACCCCGCGCCCCGGGCCGGTTCCGGGTGGTGGCCTTCGACTTCGGGATCAAGTACAACATCCTTCGGCTCCTGACCGAGGTGGGGTGCGACGTGACCGTGGTGCCCGCCTCGACCTCGGCCGAAGAGGTGCTGGCCCGCAGCCCCGACGGGGTGTTCCTCTCCAACGGCCCCGGCGACCCCCAGGGGGTGCCCTACGCAGTGGAGGCGGTGCGGGGCCTCCTGGGCAAGGTGCCGCTGTTCGGCATCTGCCTGGGCAACCAGATCCTCGGCCTGGCGCTGGGGGGCA
This is a stretch of genomic DNA from Deferrisoma camini S3R1. It encodes these proteins:
- the carA gene encoding glutamine-hydrolyzing carbamoyl-phosphate synthase small subunit, coding for MKKALLALADGTVFPGWSFGAEGTTVGEVVFNTSMTGYQEVLSDPSYKGQIVAMTYPEIGNYGINEEDYESYRIHVEGFIVKEAWEVPSNWRARKGLGEFLAEEGVVGIQGVDTRAVTKRLRERGSMMGAISTEVLDAGELVERARSAPPIEGRDLVREVTCSEPYRWDQGDWTVEEGYRKPRAPGRFRVVAFDFGIKYNILRLLTEVGCDVTVVPASTSAEEVLARSPDGVFLSNGPGDPQGVPYAVEAVRGLLGKVPLFGICLGNQILGLALGGTTHKLKFGHHGANQPVKDLATEKVEITSQNHNFVVDMESLRRSPHADAIEVTHVNLNDRTVEGIRHREFPVFSVQYHPEASPGPHDAKYLFRRFVELMEKG